The sequence CTAAGGTTAGTCCATCGAACTGGTCGTTCGGAGCAAAGCCGTAACTTGAGCCCTCTCCAGGGAACCTAAGCTCCATTCCCGAATCGGGGCTTGTCTGAGTCCACTCTCCAAATGTACCAGAAGGCGCAGGAGGAAGCACTCGCGAGGCTGATGAACTCGAAGCGGCCACTGCGGCAGATTCCGACTCGAAAAACGTAGGTAAGCGCCCATCGTGTAAGTTGTCTTCATTAGCCCGGGATTCTAATTCATGAAAAGTTGGCGGTTGGGACGAACTTGGGTGCGTAGGAGGAACAGCGTAAGGAGCATCAATAGAAGGTGGTGGTGCACCCAATTCACCTCCAATTATTGATGTACCTTCCTCGAATGCTGGAGGTGGTCCGTTGCTAGGGCCCTCGCCATGATCGGCATCAGCCGCACGCACAGTCTTCGCTGGAGGTCTATCGTGCTTCTTCATGTATGCTTCTTCAATTTCTCCAGGGACTTCAACCTGAGGTATTACGCGGGGGATGATCGTAACTGGAATTCGTGCTTTGATTGTTTGTTCCTGTCCGTCGATTAGGAAGGATGCTCGGAGGATTACATGGAACGAGACATCGTGCATCAAAGTTGTTTGGGAAATCGAAGCACAAACTTCGTGAGTATTCTCTTGTCTTTGGATATCAGCGTGAGGATCGTGAGATAGACCGTGCAGGACCAAGCGGACTTGAATATGTTTCGTTGGATGAAATCGTGCAGGAGCACCGGATCGAGTAACAATAGTAGGATGTATAGGACCACCGGAAGGAAGCGAGCTCGAAGCACTTTGTTGGTCAGCTTGCATAGATGAGCCCTTTTCAAAACCGGCGGTAGGAGGTGGGCTATTGAACAAGTTCATATCGGGCTCGGCCGGTGCCCATCCCGTTTCATCCTCAGACACAAGCGACTCAGcatcttcgtcttcgtcaCCGGTATCCACTCGGATCAAACGAACTAATTCTGCGCGAAGATTTCGTAAACGCACGCCCCTTTGTATCACGGCTCGATCTGGAGGTGGGATATCCCAATAAAGCGGAATGGGTTCCCCAGAACGAAAAATAGTGCGCGGTATTTCGACAGTGGTTGGTGTCGGGGCGTCAAGAGAGATACGGCGAGGGGCCACTGGTAAATAAGGAGATGTAATTGTTGTGTAGCGCCGAGTATGGATTTCAATAGACTTGCTAGTCGATGGGAGCGTAGGAGACTCTAGGGTGACAGTAAGAATATGAGTTATACCTGAGGTTGAAGTGTGGAGGCACTGTGGTGTATCGGGTGTAAGAGGGATCGAAAATGGCAGTACCCCTGGCAAGGTACTGGTATCAGGGCTGGTTGACGACGATGGTGACTGTTCCTGCGAATACAAAACGTGTTTCGAAAACCCAAGCTCTACTTTGTTAATCCCAACATGTTCTTCCGATCGATATGTGATAGTACTAGAATATCCCACCTCGTGAGTAAGTGAGACACCGGGGAAACGGATTGGCTTACACACTCTGCCATTTCTCTATTGACGCGCTTTTGATGTGAACCTCCCCCTCAAAAGAAGAAACGTCTCCCTCTGCTCCGAGAAACCCAGACTGAAACGTCGTTTTGCCCTCAGAGGGTGTGATTAGAATCAACGGCCGGTCGTCTGGTAGCGTCGAGTCTAATTGATGCCACTGTGGATCTTCAGAATAAAGCGGGGGAGGTATCTGGCTAGAGCTGTGTGCGTCCATCGGTGAATATAATAAACAAGAGATGGAAAGGGTGGCGTGATAATCGTTATGGTGGCTAAGTTCAGCTGTAGTGGGACGGAGCTGTAAGTGCGGACAGGATCACGTAAGAGTTCCGGTTCTTGTGGATCCACGTGACGGATGGTATATATGCCCTTGCACAGTATTGCACAGATTTTAATGATATGCACATTCAGATAAAGAAAGAACATGAAAGTTTAAGAGAACGCATTAGTACCATATCATACTTAAACAACTACTTAAATGTATCCACGACAATTCTGCGAACCACAAGAGCAAGGAATCGTTCCCTCTCCTGGCTCGGCATGTGGATGATAATCAAACCCGAGTTCTTCTCCTGCCGGTATGTCTTTCAATGCAACAACTGCGTGTCGTTCAAGTCCGGTCTTGCGTGTGTTAGTGATATAGATTTGTATGAAATAATAAGACCCTACATCAGGCAGTGTGTCATAAAGCACTGAAAAAATCTTCAGGTTAGGCTCACACTTGTGGCTTATTAAGATTCGTTTAGTGAGAAAACATCAAGTGACAAGCAGAGCAAACTCACTTGATAAAGCGCGTCCAATTCCCTACTGCCCAGCAATCAAGTGTGTATTTATTGTGTTGCGAATCTATATCAAACATGTAAAGATTGCGGTCCTTGAACGTCGTCTTTGGCCGCTAGACATTTCTGTAGTAGCAATATTGGACGGGATGCGCGACGCGGCTTCTTTAGTACTGCAATGAAAGTTCAATTATtttgagtatatgcgctgaCTGATTATTGTACAAACTTACATTATCTCTCTTAACAAAGGGGAATCTGTTAATACTTAAAGTATAGGACTGGATAGAAATGTCACCCACCCCGTAAACGAGCCGAGGACTTGACCAGCTTTGATCCTCTCTCGGGCGCGAACCCCCCAGCCTCGAATCTCATACTTAACGATTTCGATATGGACACTTCGGGGACGCTGGAGAACACGATTCGGGCAACTCTGCGGACACCGACAACTCTTAAACGCAATAGGCTACGGTGTTAGCAATTTAACAACAAAATTGGGTGCTTCATTTACCTGATTACACTCTACAGAGACGCCTTTAAATTTCAGGTTAAACCGACCCTAAAATGGATTCAGATGATTTCCACCATGATGATCGCTCCACTAAACTTACGTTCCGATCATAGCAAACTTATGCGCGACTCGGGGCGAGCAGGATCAAGTATAGGAGCTTGACAACCACACTTGTAGGGGTAATTAATATCACATTCGGAACAGTCACATCTAGTAAAATTTTCTGGTCCAAGAGGATATCCTTCGCTTCGAAGTCTGGAGACCTTAAAGTTGTAATGTTTTTGGGCGTCATTGCAGCTTTGATTGAAAAGATAAAACTTACCAGCGAAGTTCCATCTCACTGTATTCAAAATTTTTCTTCAGCGAGGGGATGGTTTTGTCTATATCATTTCTTAGCGTAATTGGACCAGCGCCTACATCAGACGCGGCTCGATTCCATTTTCTTTCCAACTCCTGGAGTGCAGTTAGGGGAATGTAGAGCAGGAGCAACAGGAGAACCTCCGAGACTAAGTGAAGTTGATCGCTCTGTTTTATAAGCACATTCCTAGCTCTAGGTGGCGACGGTCAGAACTTGGTCAGAATCCGAATCCAAATCATTGTCCTCGGGAATGAAATCCGGATCTGTCATGTAAAAGCGGGATACTGGAGCGTCTCCCATACCAAATATCCCGAGATAGTTGGTCTGATTCCAAAGGTTTTTCGAACATCCAGGAGCCCCGAAGTACAAATGAGAATAGTAGGTATCGTCCTTGGAGGATATACTAAAGGGCCGGGTTTCCAAGGGACCGAGTTTGCTAAACTCTCTAGCTCTGTACTTCTTGACTAGATTTGCGTGCGTTGAGCGGGTGTCTCTGGGTTCAGGTATCCTGCATATTCCCCAATAAACGTATCAGTGAAActggaagaaaaagaagtgTATCCTCACCACTCTTCACTAGTACCATCTGCCCGTTGCCAATCGTCCTTGTTCCAGCGGATCTATGTACAATGAGCAATTGTACGTGTTAGGGAATGACATTACGGTAATACCTTGTAGCTGTGTGCCTATTCAGTCTTCCGAAATCCGTTTAATTGGGTGTTTAGCTACCTCATCCGCCCGTTTTCTCCCCAGTGTGAATCAACCACACCATCAATCTCCCATTCTTCCTGGCCATGAAGATCGCCGTAGTCCTCTGGCTCAGACTCAGACGAGTGGCAAAACTCAGGGTCGAGGGGGCCAGGAGCTTTCTCCTTCCGTTTCTCCTGAGCAGGCTGTGGGGGGACTGCAGAGGATTTTGATTTCCGCTTCTTGTTCTGACGCTGAGGCATGGCGTTCGATGTGGTGGAGAGGAATCGCGCGTGGCTGAGATTGCGGAGGGCAAATAGATAATTAATCTGAAATTGGTCAGGGTGATTGCGCCGGCGCTTATAGGTCCATTTGTCCGTTCCTTTGTGATCATAGCTATCGTGGCAACAAAGGGAATGACGGTCCATCGGCATTCACGATCGCTCTCTATGTTCGGTACGGCCCAACAAAGACCGTCATACATGGAGCTAGAACAAACAGCTCCCGGTTGAGACACGAGGGCTTGTGCCAGAGCTATTTATCTAAAAGCGCACCGCGGCACTGCGAGCTTCAATCACTAGCACCGACATTCCTCTGCCATGGTCCAATCCAAAGATTCCCAACCCCCAAAGCTTATGCTCAAGTCCACCAAAGATGCGCTTCTCATCATCGAAGCAGCCGAGCGTGGTTTGTTCCCCCGACTCGTCCGCCGTTTAACTGAGCAGGAACGCGCACAAAACATCTATTCTGGAGCTATATTTGTCTACGATGAGTTCGAGTCAAATATCCGGCGATTTACCGATACGTGAGCTTCTGCTTTACTGTTTATTAATCGCTTTCTTACCTTTCAAAAAGCTTGGTCTGGAGCCCTTCGCGCATCATCGGCAATTATTTGGTAGGGTAGTTGATCTCGATTTCTAAAATCTTATCTTATACTATGATAGGTATATCGAGAAATGAAGAAGCATGAACCTCGTCCAACGTCGCGCGCGGGAGCAGCTTTGCCCCCTCAGCCGGCGTCTGCAAGAAGCCTCACACGCTCTCGCACAGATACTAACCTGGAGCAAAGCGGCGATCAAAAGAAGAAGGAGCAACTATACGTTGGTAGTCTCACCCATAACGAGAGGTTTAAGACCGATGGCCTTGTCAAAAGGGTAAgtggtggctacgtatgaaTCAAGACAAATCATTTATGGGAAAGGGTAGACCTTTTCTTTGATGACTGAAGGCAAACACATTCATGTCATAGGCTACTATACCTATGATGATGCGATGGAGGGGCGTTTCCTTACGCCTTCGGAACATCCCGAGTTTACAAGCCTGATAATATCTCAAGAGCTCTTGAGAGACAAATCTGCTTATCGGGTGCCACCTCGTATTGAATTAGAAAATGGGCTTTTGGTGTATGCGTGGGTTTTTGTTCACTTTTTGTCGCCGGAAGTACCTAACTTGAGCTATAGTGGCGAGGGCGAGAAACAGAACCCAGTCGACTCTGAAAAAGTACCTCCAGAATCGGGTCGTACATCCCAGCCAATATCTTCGACCCAGGCTCCCACTGGGCTTTCTACTCTCTCCTCTTTCCCTCACCTTCCTTCTATAGGAATAGAGGAGCAAGATAGCCCTATACATGACCTCCCACCTCTTCGAAAACCCCCGTCAACCCGAGTTTGGGACCCCATGCCTATTGTGGACTCTTTGGTATATTACGACGGCCCTGCTTATACTTGCCAGGCTCGGACCACTGCTGTGCAATACGAGTTCTCTCAATTCAATACTCCCGCGAGTGTTCAAGATCAAACCCCGCTTTTGTCGCCATCTATCATCCAATCGACTCTGAACCCTTCGTCTAGTCGCTCGACTCTCAGGCTACGAGATGGCCGTCAAAATCCATACCCGGGAAATCAAGATCGACCACTGGCGAAGAACTTGAACGTTGCGCGCTCCCTACGAGAGACAGAGTTCAACCGTACTAGATCACCCTTCTCACCTACCCCTAATATAGAGTATGAGCTATTAGCACCTTCTCCAGAATATCTTGGCTGCTCGAATTGGCCCATTCCTCCATCAAATGTTGATAGAAGTGGGGGTAGCACAAACCAATGTTATGCATACCCTGGGTCGACTAACGATGGATCTATACGGCTGGGGAATACCGAAACGACGTCAAACCACCTTGGATCTCTGTCCCGCGACCCCGAAGTTGGGCCCTCAGGAGAGACGGTTGAGTATGAGGCTGTCCCTATGGGAAGATATGGAGGAGCCAAGAACACTAGCATAAACTAATTAGTTTGGTTAAATTTATTCATCATATGTCTCGACATCAGGCGATTTTATTCGATATCCCGTCCAAATTGTATCTTTATAGTTATATTCTAGTTTATAGAGCAGCCCTTGTTATCTAAATTCAATCATTATTCGGTCCTCTATTCTGTGAGAAATGGACACGTGAGCCGGGATCGGCATGACGCTGGCGTCTTTCTGTAGCGACACGACACGACTCCACATTCAGCCTCATGGATGAAAGATACCAGCGTTGGGTTGACTTGTCTAACGAAGATATAAGTCCCGATATAATACGGGATGTACTTTTCCCTCTAGAAGATGAACTCTGGGTAGCTGCTGCCTGCGCGGATCGAATTCTCTCGGATGTCGAGGCACAAACAGCATTACTCGAGCTTGGGTTACTCCGCACCTCGCAAGCCTCTGAAAAGATTCAAACTGCAGTTGACGAGTTGGTTAATTCTGGAGAAGACACCGACCCTGAAGAGCAACCCAACGAGGACGATAGGAGTGGGCGAGACTCAAAACATACCAGGCCTACAGAATCCGACCTACTCAAACGTGCACTGAATGAAGACGAGACAAGCAGGAAACTTTTGGGCCTCAGAGCTGTGCTGTTGCGGCGCTTGGACCTGACCAGAACATATGGCGAACTTTTGGCCTCCAGATCACTGAACCCGCTGGATGGCAATGAGCAAGTAGAGGACGACGATCCTTGGGCTGAGGAGAAGCCACCCTCTGTTTCTTCTGGACCACCTTTTTTATCTCTCTTTGATTTCCTAACGACCGACATCGTTCATTTAGCACTTCTTTGCGCATCCACACAACGATTTAGCGCCCTTAAAACCTTATTCATTCACCATCTACGTGATTTGTTCCCTTTCCGGCTCCATGTGCTCGAAAGTATACCGGCGCATGCATCCCCTATCGAATACGTCGATCTACTTCCCACATGTAACTTCGCCATTGCCCAAGAAGAAACGAGACTTTCGCATCCTTGGCGTGAGGATTTAGACTGGGTGGAGCAACATCACGTTCGAGCCGCTTTAGCAGACACTGGGGTAGAGGATTTCCCCCAGTTCGAAACCATTACCGTCGAGAGGCCATCCAACCCTCAACCTGAATTACTTTCGGGTGCAGAATTGACCGTGTGGTTTAAGCGACGTATCGAAGCCATAGACACGCTTGGCCTGATTGATATTGCTCTTACATTTGTCCAGCATGCGGCTTCATTGGCTATACCCGACCTCGACGAAGAGGGCGAAGAGCTCACTCTCTTAGCGAGACTCGTTTACGATGCACCTATTTCGGAAGACAAACCTTTGGCAGCAGCGGACGACTGGAACTTATCTCGATGGCGTTCCATGGATCCTCCCGCGGTCATTCGTGCATACCTGACGCAGTCCACTCCTGAAACCGTAGCCGCAGACATTCGTCGCCTTGTTGTCCCATACTTATTTGTTCTGGATGCGCGGAAACAACGCAAACACGCGGCCGCTCCTGTACAAGTTGAGCAAGGCCTATCCGATGAGCTCTTATATGGCTGGATCCTCAATGCTTCCCTTGATCTCGCTGCCGCTGTATTCTTCGCATCCAAAGCCGACCTTCCGGAAACGACACGAATTATACAAAAAGACGAGGACCTTGCCCGTCTAGCCCTAGCTTGCTTGTATGGTTCAGATGCACTAAACGCGTGGCCCACTATGAGCTCGATATTTGAATGTCTTCCAGCTTGGGAAACATCCGAATCCGGAGAAAATAACGCAGACGCGGATGAAGCGGACACTACGTTGGCTTCACTTGCAGCATTTGTAACCCCTACCACCGCAAAACCTAGGACAGCGCCTGCCGATTTGTACACTTTTTTTAAGCCATTGTCAGCTCGTGCACTCAGTCGAGCACTGGATATATTGGATGTACACTTGGAATCCGGGGAAGTGCTTTCTCGGTGGGGTGTTCCTGCACCGCTAAGATGGTTTGTCCAAAGCGCAGGCGATGCCACTCTCCAAAGATCATGGGCGATTAAGATGGCGAGGCGTAGCGGAGCGGAGGGCGGGGAGGTGCTGTTGGATGATATGATTAAGCTTAGCGGAGGTGCACTGGGCGATCTTAGGGGTGCTTTCGGTGCACTGAAGAAAGATGAAGTGGTTAAGATTTTCTTTGAAGGGCTGCTAAGCTCCGGGAGTATGTTGCCACTACAAATGCGTGTGCTTGTTGTTTTCTAACTGCGTATTCATAGGATTCGACATGGCCCATGACATGCTTAATCCTCGAGGAATTCCGCCCCCGCTTCCGACTGATGTGGTCGAAAACCTTTGTTTGAGGGTTTCTCGAGAGTTTTACGATAATGCCACCTCCGGCAATATACATAGTGGTGACATGAAATTGGCATACGAATGGTAAGAGTGTCTGCGATTATGGGTTAATATCCATACGCTTAACGTACTATAGTCTTAATGTTCCTCTTCCCACGCCAGTGGTCATCAAAGAGCGCGAATTTATCGAAGCGACAAGCCGAATTTGCGCATTCAATGTAGTATCCCGACCAGGAGTACCTATCACACCGCTTGAAATTCGTTTAGTCAAAGACAGGCTCAGTCTGGTTGGACGAGTCCTGTCAAGCACCGAAGATGCATACAAACACACTCAAGTCATACTAGATCTCGTTGCAAAGCTTGGATTTAGGGGAGACCTAGCTGCAGAGGTCAAAGCACTTGCCATGATTGCCGACGCGGCTCTATCATCGGAGGACTTCGAGGTGGCGGCCGAGGTTAGCATTCGGATGGTTAAGACCGCTGTCAAATTACGTGCGTCAGACACCGCTGCCGCGCGCGAGGCTACTGAAGTCTGCTGGCATACATGTTACCAACTGGGACGGCAAACTGAGTTTACAGACACCAAGGCAAAGATGACTCTGCTGGCCCACGTGCTCGAACTCTGCCCTCCAGAAAATGTGAACGATGTGTTGGCCGCCTGGAAGAGGTTAGAGGCGGAAAAATTGGAAGCCTTCAAAACACGGGAGCCAGCTACGAAAAGTTCACGAAGAACGCGCACAGGAAACGACCTTCTCGCGATACCCGATCTGTCCGCTCCTTTGATCAGTCCAGATGCCGCAGCAGCGGCAGCACGCACATTTAGTCGCGTTGCAGGTGCGGCTGCCAACTTCCCATTCTCCGTTCGTGGACGTTTGGGGTATGGAGGGGGCGGTGATAGGGATAATGAATCAGTCGTATCGGGAATGTCCACGCGCTCGAGAAGTCCTGAAAGTACCGTATCAAATTCAGCAAGACATGCGCTTTCGAGAGGGGTCGGATGGCTAATTGGGGCTGGCGAATAAAAATTTTATTGGACGTTTTATGGTCAATTATTTGGGGAGGATGTGTTCCGATTAGATTGTATTGTATAACTATAGCATCAGGCTCTTTTCTATATCTCATAAACATTCAGTAAGGCCGCAGTCTTCTAAGCTCTTGGGCCCTATCTTCAATGTCGTGCTCCCCACCTTCCACCTCAATCTCTGAATCTGAATCCTCTTCTGGTATCCAACCTACCAGCAGCTCTTCAACATCAGTCCGGGTACGTATTTGGCGTTCTGCCATGGCATTGATCCAGAAATCTAGCTGGGTGTGGGTAAAAACAGGCCGCAGCTGATTGAACGGGAGGAGATAAAAGTCCTTTACCCAAGGACAAACCCCTATAGCCTGATGAAGCAACGCCTTTGCGCGGGTAAGCTGACCGGCTCGAATCTCAAACTCCAAATAAATGCGCCATAAAACTGGAGATTGGCGTGTCCTTTTAAGATAGTTAGGTACGCTGCGACCGCTCTAGTTATAATACCCCACTGACCTATGGTCACTAATAGCTTTGCTGAGTACGTTTCGTACACGCTCTTGCTCGTAGCTTCCATGCTCCCAGCTTTCGACCCATACAGCCCATAAAATTCTTGCGAGTGACACTTCGGTCTTCATATCATCTTTCAAGTCCTCCTGAAGGATGATGTCCGAGACTGCAGTTCGCACACGACCCCAGACCTTCTCTCCACGTTCAGACTCAAGGAAGAGTCCAAGCA comes from Rhizoctonia solani chromosome 4, complete sequence and encodes:
- a CDS encoding cAMP-independent regulatory protein pac2, which encodes MVQSKDSQPPKLMLKSTKDALLIIEAAERGLFPRLVRRLTEQERAQNIYSGAIFVYDEFESNIRRFTDTLVWSPSRIIGNYLVYREMKKHEPRPTSRAGAALPPQPASARSLTRSRTDTNLEQSGDQKKKEQLYVGSLTHNERFKTDGLVKRTFSLMTEGKHIHVIGYYTYDDAMEGRFLTPSEHPEFTSLIISQELLRDKSAYRVPPRIELENGLLVYAGEGEKQNPVDSEKVPPESGRTSQPISSTQAPTGLSTLSSFPHLPSIGIEEQDSPIHDLPPLRKPPSTRVWDPMPIVDSLVYYDGPAYTCQARTTAVQYEFSQFNTPASVQDQTPLLSPSIIQSTLNPSSSRSTLRLRDGRQNPYPGNQDRPLAKNLNVARSLRETEFNRTRSPFSPTPNIEYELLAPSPEYLGCSNWPIPPSNVDRSGGSTNQCYAYPGSTNDGSIRLGNTETTSNHLGSLSRDPEVGPSGETVEYEAVPMGRYGGAKNTSIN
- a CDS encoding Secretory pathway protein Sec39, producing MDERYQRWVDLSNEDISPDIIRDVLFPLEDELWVAAACADRILSDVEAQTALLELGLLRTSQASEKIQTAVDELVNSGEDTDPEEQPNEDDRSGRDSKHTRPTESDLLKRALNEDETSRKLLGLRAVLLRRLDLTRTYGELLASRSLNPLDGNEQVEDDDPWAEEKPPSVSSGPPFLSLFDFLTTDIVHLALLCASTQRFSALKTLFIHHLRDLFPFRLHVLESIPAHASPIEYVDLLPTCNFAIAQEETRLSHPWREDLDWVEQHHVRAALADTGVEDFPQFETITVERPSNPQPELLSGAELTVWFKRRIEAIDTLGLIDIALTFVQHAASLAIPDLDEEGEELTLLARLVYDAPISEDKPLAAADDWNLSRWRSMDPPAVIRAYLTQSTPETVAADIRRLVVPYLFVLDARKQRKHAAAPVQVEQGLSDELLYGWILNASLDLAAAVFFASKADLPETTRIIQKDEDLARLALACLYGSDALNAWPTMSSIFECLPAWETSESGENNADADEADTTLASLAAFVTPTTAKPRTAPADLYTFFKPLSARALSRALDILDVHLESGEVLSRWGVPAPLRWFVQSAGDATLQRSWAIKMARRSGAEGGEVLLDDMIKLSGGALGDLRGAFGALKKDEVVKIFFEGLLSSGRFDMAHDMLNPRGIPPPLPTDVVENLCLRVSREFYDNATSGNIHSGDMKLAYECLNVPLPTPVVIKEREFIEATSRICAFNVVSRPGVPITPLEIRLVKDRLSLVGRVLSSTEDAYKHTQVILDLVAKLGFRGDLAAEVKALAMIADAALSSEDFEVAAEVSIRMVKTAVKLRASDTAAAREATEVCWHTCYQLGRQTEFTDTKAKMTLLAHVLELCPPENVNDVLAAWKRLEAEKLEAFKTREPATKSSRRTRTGNDLLAIPDLSAPLISPDAAAAAARTFSRVAGAAANFPFSVRGRLGYGGGGDRDNESVVSGMSTRSRSPESTVSNSARHALSRGVGWLIGAGE